The Chitinimonas arctica region ATAAGCGGCTGGGCGGCCGGCGCCGAGGCGCCCTGTTCATGGTGGTGGCCCGCCGAGGCGGGTAGCGGGCTATGCTCCACCGCCCAGGGCACGGTCTGCGCAGCCAGGTTGAGGGTCGCGGCGGGCGGCCTGGAGTGGGGCACGGCATCCCACAATTGGGCCGGGAAGCGGCTCCAGATGGCGGCAAAGCGATCCCCCCATACGCCGGTCCAGGGCATGCCGCTCAGCAGCATGAAGGCCAGCAGCAGACTGCTCCAGAAAGCGCTGACCACATGCAGGTCGCGCAGCAGGAGATACTTGCCTCGGCGCAGGCGCGGGTAAAGCACCCCGCCCAGCCCGCCATTGCGCGGCCACCACAGATAGATGCCGGAAATCAGCAGCAAAAAGCCCCAGCTTGCGGCCAGCTCGATCAGCAGATCACCGCTTTTGCCCAGCAATAGCGTGCCGTGTATGCGCTTGGCGATGGCTTGCAGATTGCGCGTCTCGTCGCGGCTGCCCAGTACCTTGCCGCGATAGGGATCGACGAAGACGGTCAGCGGCCCGGCCGGCGTCTGCAGCAGGAATTCACTACTTCGTCCCTCGCCTGGCGGCGGCGTGAATTTCCGTACTTCCGCGGTCGGCCATGTCTGCCGTACCGCCGCCAGTTGATGCTGGGCCGGTAGCGGGCGGCCGGAGACGCTCACGAACATCTCGGCGCGGTACATCGCTGCGTCGAGCTGTGGCTTGTACAGATAGATCAGGCCGGTGATCGCCAGTATCACCATGATGGGCGCCACCAGCAGGCCGGCATAGAAATGCCAGCGCCAGGCCAGGGTGTAGAAGCGCGGTCTGGTATTGCGGGTATGAGTGGTCAAGGTGCGTGTTTACGGTAAGGGAGACGGACTGCCGGGACTGCCGTTGGGCGGGCAGTGGAAGGGACAGGATTTTAATGGCGCCCATGCGCGCGACGGATGCGACTTTATGTCGCAGTCCGCTGCCGCGCAGTGGAGGGGGCAAGGCGCTTCAGGCTGGGTGGGCGCCGTGGCGGGCGAATTGCGATTGGGAATAACGGGCGTCGAGATCCAGGATGATCTGACGCAGTTTTTCGTCTTCCGGGTGATAGCGGCGAGCGTCGTACACATAGTACAGATAGCCGTTGTTTGGCACGGTCTGGTAGGCGCAGACGGGTT contains the following coding sequences:
- a CDS encoding PepSY-associated TM helix domain-containing protein, which encodes MTTHTRNTRPRFYTLAWRWHFYAGLLVAPIMVILAITGLIYLYKPQLDAAMYRAEMFVSVSGRPLPAQHQLAAVRQTWPTAEVRKFTPPPGEGRSSEFLLQTPAGPLTVFVDPYRGKVLGSRDETRNLQAIAKRIHGTLLLGKSGDLLIELAASWGFLLLISGIYLWWPRNGGLGGVLYPRLRRGKYLLLRDLHVVSAFWSSLLLAFMLLSGMPWTGVWGDRFAAIWSRFPAQLWDAVPHSRPPAATLNLAAQTVPWAVEHSPLPASAGHHHEQGASAPAAQPLIPLDRIVAIATAHRLLPGYSISLPNGADGVYTISIFPSDPRDEQTLHIDQYSGQVLAKVTFQDYALLPKAVEMGVALHEGKLFGLANQLLMTLACLLVLLVAVSGIWMWWRRKPSGRLGAPAPSRHLPNWKLGMAVLGVLALIFPLLLASLLLLLLMDLLLGRLPGLRRVLN